In one Streptomyces sp. NBC_00708 genomic region, the following are encoded:
- a CDS encoding XRE family transcriptional regulator, whose protein sequence is MNTVGEGLDEAVQRAFTRPAPKSAGPQMRYLVKQLKGTRAVAELLGVTQRTVERYVRDQLRKPRQDLAARMDREVKRRWQPQIQAKARRDAATTGGIVIDTRARFGYTAAPGSTDDARLRHLTVALPPAYAARLFETRQQGGSDRQLQEIAAEGLQEAYFKDGGRRAQGLLVEYTDLEHVAFDL, encoded by the coding sequence GTCGGGGAAGGTCTCGACGAGGCGGTCCAGCGGGCGTTCACCCGGCCCGCCCCCAAGTCCGCCGGTCCGCAGATGCGGTACCTGGTCAAGCAGCTCAAGGGCACCAGGGCCGTCGCCGAACTGCTGGGCGTCACCCAGCGCACCGTCGAGCGGTATGTGCGCGACCAGCTGAGGAAGCCCCGCCAGGACCTCGCCGCCCGCATGGACCGTGAGGTCAAACGGCGCTGGCAGCCGCAGATCCAGGCGAAGGCCCGCCGGGACGCGGCGACCACCGGCGGCATCGTCATCGACACCCGCGCCCGGTTCGGCTACACGGCGGCCCCCGGCTCCACCGACGACGCCCGGCTGCGCCACCTCACCGTGGCGCTCCCGCCGGCGTACGCGGCCCGGCTCTTCGAGACGCGGCAGCAGGGCGGCAGCGACCGGCAGCTCCAGGAGATCGCGGCCGAAGGGCTCCAGGAGGCCTACTTCAAGGACGGCGGGCGCCGGGCGCAGGGGCTGCTGGTGGAGTACACCGACCTGGAGCACGTCGCGTTCGACCTCTGA